A region of Myxococcaceae bacterium DNA encodes the following proteins:
- a CDS encoding class I SAM-dependent methyltransferase encodes MFTNTQFLFSAFYLTIGALAFVPDPSNQASWERKAHCWDVFVGPNGEGDRNRFHLSDPKLLELLGDVTQKTVLDIGCGNGYLSRRIRQLGASKVVGVDLPAMIEIARGYGDSGNGDRVDFRMDDARILESIQAPETFDSVVANYVLMDLSDYRAALAAAFRVLKTGGIAIIVILHPAFPLEPAVPGEVEGVMAHRISRLYFEQHVQHIKVKGFPKECENEEFIVFHRSLEEYRRAFEESGFIIERKEVPKPTLEQKTVLTDLDSELYQKPISIVFKLRKPSPILDAIHLSQAVSQEGTHNLYAEGNAIQISGLSPEALAYLDIAKLTQQNPPKKPKKALKRKIKQTGLWNLVAEGNGIQLDIQEN; translated from the coding sequence GCGCATTGTTGGGATGTCTTTGTGGGACCCAATGGCGAGGGGGATCGAAATCGCTTTCATTTGTCAGACCCCAAACTCTTAGAGCTGCTGGGAGACGTGACTCAAAAAACCGTTTTAGACATCGGATGTGGCAATGGATACTTATCTCGACGGATACGCCAATTAGGAGCCAGCAAAGTCGTGGGGGTCGATTTGCCTGCCATGATCGAAATCGCTCGAGGCTATGGAGACAGTGGCAATGGCGATCGGGTTGATTTTCGTATGGACGATGCTCGCATACTGGAATCCATTCAAGCTCCTGAAACCTTTGATTCTGTCGTTGCGAACTACGTCTTGATGGATTTGTCAGACTACCGAGCAGCTCTGGCAGCGGCTTTTCGAGTCCTCAAAACAGGCGGGATCGCCATCATCGTCATTTTGCATCCGGCATTTCCGCTCGAACCAGCGGTCCCCGGTGAAGTAGAAGGTGTCATGGCTCACCGAATATCGAGGCTGTATTTTGAGCAGCACGTCCAGCATATTAAGGTGAAAGGATTTCCCAAAGAATGCGAGAACGAAGAGTTTATCGTATTCCATCGCTCGCTTGAGGAATACCGGCGAGCCTTTGAAGAATCAGGATTTATCATCGAGCGCAAAGAAGTACCCAAACCTACCCTAGAACAAAAAACCGTTCTGACGGACTTGGATTCAGAGCTTTATCAAAAGCCCATATCCATTGTTTTTAAATTGAGGAAACCATCGCCTATTTTGGATGCCATTCACTTAAGCCAAGCCGTTTCCCAGGAAGGCACTCACAATCTGTATGCTGAAGGCAATGCCATTCAAATCTCGGGACTTTCACCGGAAGCTCTGGCGTATCTGGATATTGCAAAATTGACTCAACAAAATCCTCCCAAAAAACCCAAAAAGGCACTCAAGCGCAAAATCAAGCAAACAGGGCTGTGGAATCTCGTTGCCGAAGGCAATGGTATACAATTGGATATTCAAGAGAACTAG